A window from Montipora capricornis isolate CH-2021 chromosome 7, ASM3666992v2, whole genome shotgun sequence encodes these proteins:
- the LOC138056917 gene encoding trace amine-associated receptor 1-like: MEVNGQAIAELVPIALLIIIANGLALVLFFKRKQLRTPSNFILFSLAICDLTSGVIHIPLFIIVAFTPVVQSIELRYYLYTVVSVFHNASAISTCYHILVATAEKYLSIVFPVKHRQLNTKTIKAVLGVVWTWSIVFSFIPFAWVNMEDFDSKAKFQIAHVVFCLVTVFLLPYIFMIYAFVGIFKKISSFGKEGQKMAPKRHSLQQTNVAKRCLVLFASMATIYLVCWLPWYILMLLYQICPENEQLLMIPSKVIILVRYVASISNPCLYAFLRRDFKLALKSLFRNCCRGTVLVSGKNDRTTKAFYLRKDDNAKR; this comes from the coding sequence ATGGAAGTCAATGGCCAAGCTATCGCCGAATTAGTCCCAATCGCGTTGCTCATCATAATCGCCAATGGTTTGGCCCTCGTCTTGTTTTTCAAACGAAAACAGCTTCGTACACCGTCCAACTTCATTCTCTTCAGCCTTGCAATTTGCGATCTCACCAGTGGTGTTATCCATATCCCTCTGTTTATCATCGTGGCCTTCACACCTGTCGTACAATCGATAGAGTTGCGTTATTATTTATATACTGTTGTGAGTGTTTTCCACAACGCGAGCGCCATATCCACGTGTTATCACATTCTCGTTGCTACGGCCGAGAAGTACCTGTCAATTGTGTTTCCTGTGAAGCATCGTCAACTGAACACAAAGACAATCAAGGCTGTGTTGGGAGTTGTTTGGACTTGGTCAATAGTTTTCTCCTTTATCCCTTTCGCGTGGGTTAACATGGAAGACTTCGATTCAAAAGCTAAGTTCCAAATTGCACATGTCGTATTTTGCCTTGTCACAGTCTTTCTTCTGCCTTACATATTCATGATATATGCATTTGTGGGTATTTTCAAAAAGATTTCCAGCTTTGGAAAAGAAGGTCAAAAAATGGCCCCCAAACGTCATTCACTCCAACAGACTAACGTCGCAAAAAGGTGCTTGGTCCTTTTCGCTTCCATGGCAACAATTTACCTCGTGTGCTGGTTGCCATGGTATATTTTGATGCTGTTGTACCAGATCTGCCCCGAAAACGAGCAACTCCTCATGATCCCGTCCAAAGTGATTATTCTCGTGAGATATGTGGCTTCTATTTCCAATCCTTGTCTGTATGCTTTCTTAAGGAGAGATTTCAAACTTGCCTTAAAATCGCTGTTTCGAAACTGCTGTCGGGGAACTGTCCTTGTGTCTGGAAAGAACGACAGAACGACAAAAGCATTTTACTTACGAAAAGATGACAACGCCAAAcgatag